From Antricoccus suffuscus, the proteins below share one genomic window:
- a CDS encoding TIGR03936 family radical SAM-associated protein: protein MSGPRKPRKPRTPEGPPPPPVVQRLWIRYTKTGRLRFMSHRDFTRTFERAIRRAALPVGFSAGFTPHPKISWVGAAPTTVASEAEYVEIGLTEARDPRVVRESLNDALPADLDIVECVVATGKSLADKIDASYWRFTFPGVEAPTLQAAVDTFLATETVTIERVTQGGRKLVDVRSPIADVTVSAGDSGDCAIMSAVVRQSIPVVRPDDVYAALRDVAGLAPPVLPTALRLQQGSLDSTGRLVDPLA from the coding sequence ATGAGCGGTCCGCGCAAGCCACGTAAACCGCGTACTCCCGAAGGACCGCCGCCACCGCCGGTAGTGCAACGGCTCTGGATCCGTTACACCAAGACCGGCCGCCTGAGGTTTATGTCGCATCGCGACTTCACCCGCACCTTCGAACGCGCGATTCGCCGCGCCGCGCTGCCGGTCGGATTCTCGGCCGGGTTTACGCCGCATCCGAAGATCTCGTGGGTCGGCGCCGCGCCGACGACGGTTGCCAGTGAAGCGGAGTACGTCGAGATCGGGCTTACTGAGGCCCGTGACCCTCGGGTCGTGCGAGAGTCCCTCAACGACGCCCTGCCGGCGGACCTCGACATCGTCGAGTGCGTGGTCGCGACCGGTAAATCGCTGGCCGACAAGATCGACGCGTCGTACTGGCGGTTCACCTTCCCGGGGGTCGAGGCGCCGACATTGCAAGCGGCCGTCGACACCTTCCTGGCCACGGAGACAGTCACGATCGAGCGAGTCACACAGGGTGGCCGCAAACTCGTCGACGTAAGGTCGCCAATCGCCGACGTGACCGTTTCCGCGGGCGATTCTGGCGACTGTGCCATAATGAGCGCGGTGGTACGACAGTCCATTCCCGTCGTACGACCGGATGACGTATACGCCGCGTTGCGTGATGTCGCAGGACTTGCACCGCCCGTACTTCCTACGGCGCTTCGGCTGCAGCAAGGGTCCCTCGATTCCACCGGCCGGCTCGTCGATCCGCTCGCCTAA
- a CDS encoding TIGR03960 family B12-binding radical SAM protein, whose protein sequence is MTVESLFPRLEPLLPMVQKPIQYVGGEPNSTVKDWDSVDVRWALMYPDAYEVGAPNQGVMILYEILNERPDALAERTYAVWPDLAALMREEGIPQFTVDGHRPVHEFDLLGVSFATELGYTNLLEALDLAQIPLKSADRGIEHPIVIAGGHAAFNPEPISDFIDAAVLGDGEQVVGDITDAVSRWKSGGQVGGREQLLADIAAISGVYVPRFYDVTYADNGQIAAVQANRDGVPDKIDKRTTMNLDEWPYPKKPLVPLAESVHERMSVEIFRGCTRGCRFCQAGMITRPVRERSITGIGEMVEAGLKATGFEEVGLLSLSSADHSEIADVAKGLADRYEGTKTSLSLPSTRVDAFNVTLANELSRNGRRSGLTFAPEGGSERIRKVINKMVSQEDLIQTVTTAYANGWRQVKLYFMCGLPTETDDDVLEIADMAKEVIRAGREAAGRNDIRCTVSIGGFVPKPHTPFQWASQASAQTIDERLAKLRKAISDDKNLGKSIGFRYHDGKPSEVEGLLSRGDRRVGAVIQRVWEEGGKFDGWSEHFSHERWTRCASEALAPYGVDLEWYTVRERDEFEILPWDHLDSGLDKQWLWDDWLDALDETELDDCRWTPCYDCGVCPGMGTDIQIGPTGKKLLPLTVVGQG, encoded by the coding sequence ATGACTGTCGAATCCTTATTCCCACGCCTCGAGCCGCTGCTGCCGATGGTGCAAAAGCCGATCCAGTACGTCGGCGGTGAACCCAACTCCACCGTTAAGGACTGGGACAGCGTCGACGTGCGTTGGGCACTCATGTACCCCGATGCGTACGAGGTCGGAGCGCCCAACCAGGGCGTGATGATCCTCTACGAAATCCTCAACGAGCGACCAGACGCGCTGGCCGAGCGCACCTATGCGGTATGGCCGGACCTCGCAGCGCTTATGCGCGAGGAGGGCATTCCGCAATTCACCGTCGACGGGCACCGTCCGGTGCACGAGTTCGATCTACTTGGCGTGTCGTTCGCGACCGAGCTTGGCTACACCAACTTGCTCGAAGCGCTCGACCTGGCCCAGATTCCGCTGAAGTCGGCGGACCGCGGAATCGAGCACCCGATCGTGATCGCCGGTGGCCACGCGGCCTTCAACCCGGAGCCGATCTCGGACTTCATCGACGCCGCCGTACTCGGGGATGGCGAGCAGGTCGTCGGCGACATCACCGACGCTGTGTCCCGCTGGAAGAGCGGGGGACAGGTCGGCGGGCGAGAGCAGTTGCTCGCCGATATCGCTGCGATCTCGGGCGTCTATGTGCCGCGGTTCTATGACGTGACCTATGCCGACAACGGTCAGATCGCCGCTGTGCAGGCAAATCGAGACGGCGTACCGGACAAGATCGACAAACGTACGACGATGAACCTCGACGAATGGCCTTATCCAAAGAAGCCACTCGTCCCGCTTGCCGAGTCCGTGCATGAGCGGATGAGCGTGGAGATCTTCCGCGGCTGCACTCGTGGCTGTCGTTTCTGCCAGGCCGGGATGATCACCCGTCCAGTGCGCGAGCGGTCGATCACCGGCATCGGCGAGATGGTTGAAGCAGGGTTAAAGGCCACCGGTTTCGAGGAAGTCGGACTGCTCAGCCTGTCCAGCGCCGACCACTCGGAGATCGCGGACGTCGCCAAGGGTCTGGCCGACCGCTATGAAGGCACCAAGACTTCGCTGTCCTTGCCGTCTACCCGTGTCGACGCATTCAATGTCACCCTCGCCAACGAACTTTCCCGTAACGGCAGGCGTTCTGGACTCACCTTCGCCCCCGAAGGGGGCAGCGAACGGATTCGCAAGGTCATCAACAAGATGGTCTCGCAGGAGGACCTGATCCAGACGGTGACAACGGCGTACGCCAACGGCTGGCGTCAGGTGAAGCTCTACTTCATGTGCGGCCTGCCGACCGAAACCGATGACGACGTCCTCGAGATCGCCGACATGGCAAAGGAAGTCATCCGGGCCGGCCGCGAGGCTGCAGGACGTAACGACATTCGGTGCACCGTGTCGATCGGCGGTTTCGTGCCGAAACCGCACACGCCGTTCCAGTGGGCCTCGCAGGCTTCGGCGCAGACTATCGACGAGCGTCTGGCCAAACTGCGCAAGGCGATTTCTGATGATAAGAACCTCGGCAAGTCGATCGGCTTTCGCTACCACGACGGCAAACCCTCCGAGGTCGAAGGTTTGCTCTCGCGCGGCGACAGGCGTGTCGGCGCGGTCATCCAGCGCGTATGGGAAGAGGGCGGCAAGTTCGACGGCTGGAGTGAGCACTTTTCGCACGAACGGTGGACGCGGTGCGCGAGTGAGGCGCTCGCGCCGTACGGCGTGGACCTCGAGTGGTACACGGTGCGTGAACGTGACGAGTTCGAGATCCTGCCTTGGGACCACCTCGACTCAGGCCTGGACAAGCAGTGGCTCTGGGACGACTGGCTCGACGCGCTCGACGAGACCGAGCTAGACGACTGCCGCTGGACGCCCTGCTACGACTGCGGAGTGTGCCCGGGGATGGGTACCGACATCCAGATAGGTCCCACCGGCAAGAAGCTGCTGCCGTTGACCGTAGTAGGGCAGGGATGA
- a CDS encoding MFS transporter translates to MVAITSSSMLVGGFNQSSLNVALPEIAHDLSASADQATWILLGYMLASTGLIVIFGRLSDMLSRRRMFASGMLLFTLASLAVGFGTSAWVVIVLRALSGVGAAMMWSTSGALLTSSLPRMMLGQGMGIYYAASSVAQLIGPVVGGVITDTLGWRWLFWVNVPVAAVATYFAFTMLRKEERPARTGRFDIGGAVTGFAVLGSVVTTLSAVSGHGWTNPTVLIGLLLIVLILPVFIFRERRASAPLLDLGLFRERLFAWASLASFMNQFVRFGLLLFIALIYQTLYGFSPTQAGLLVLPIAIGTLLSSPWAGALERRVRSAVISGVGAGLSLVGVALCATMIWLPHWYLVVALGGFISGFGGGMVITANTSAIMRQAPSDSLGSVSSVRVMIQSLGVAFGTAGVLTAVAAFLPPAGKAAVYAGHNGVLSATARDGLSYGVPLTLGLLAMASVATIYASRLAYRGFTDDLHLGAEPKVVTAA, encoded by the coding sequence GTGGTGGCGATTACGTCTTCATCCATGCTGGTCGGCGGGTTTAACCAGAGCAGCCTTAACGTTGCACTGCCGGAGATCGCCCACGACTTGTCGGCGAGCGCCGACCAGGCGACCTGGATCCTGCTCGGCTACATGCTCGCGAGCACCGGCCTTATCGTCATCTTCGGTCGACTGTCGGACATGCTGTCGCGGCGTCGGATGTTTGCGTCGGGGATGCTGTTGTTCACCCTCGCCAGCCTGGCGGTCGGATTCGGCACGTCGGCGTGGGTCGTCATCGTGCTGCGCGCACTCAGCGGTGTCGGCGCGGCCATGATGTGGTCGACGAGTGGCGCCCTGCTTACCTCGTCGTTGCCGCGGATGATGCTTGGGCAGGGGATGGGCATCTATTACGCCGCCTCGTCCGTCGCGCAGCTGATCGGGCCCGTTGTCGGCGGCGTGATCACCGACACCCTCGGATGGCGCTGGCTGTTTTGGGTCAACGTCCCGGTCGCCGCGGTCGCGACGTACTTCGCGTTCACGATGCTTCGCAAAGAGGAGCGCCCGGCGCGGACCGGAAGATTCGACATCGGCGGCGCCGTCACCGGATTCGCCGTACTCGGATCGGTCGTCACCACCCTCAGCGCGGTGAGCGGTCACGGATGGACCAATCCGACCGTACTGATCGGGCTCCTGCTGATCGTATTAATACTGCCGGTGTTCATCTTCCGTGAGCGACGTGCGTCGGCGCCGCTGCTCGATCTCGGTTTGTTCCGTGAGCGGCTCTTTGCTTGGGCGTCGCTCGCGTCGTTCATGAACCAGTTTGTCCGATTCGGACTGCTGCTGTTCATCGCCCTGATTTACCAGACTCTGTACGGATTCTCGCCGACGCAAGCGGGCCTGCTCGTCCTGCCGATCGCGATCGGCACCCTGCTGTCCTCGCCGTGGGCCGGTGCCCTCGAACGACGGGTACGCAGCGCGGTGATCAGCGGAGTCGGTGCCGGGCTGTCGCTGGTCGGCGTGGCGCTGTGCGCGACGATGATCTGGCTCCCGCACTGGTATCTGGTTGTCGCGCTCGGCGGCTTCATTTCGGGCTTCGGCGGTGGCATGGTCATCACGGCCAACACGTCGGCGATTATGCGCCAGGCGCCGTCCGACAGTCTCGGCAGCGTGAGTTCGGTCCGAGTGATGATCCAGTCCCTTGGCGTTGCCTTCGGCACTGCGGGCGTACTGACGGCGGTGGCGGCGTTCTTGCCGCCGGCCGGAAAGGCTGCTGTTTACGCCGGACACAACGGGGTTCTGTCCGCGACGGCCCGCGACGGCCTGAGCTACGGGGTCCCGCTTACGCTCGGCCTGCTCGCGATGGCCTCGGTGGCGACGATTTATGCGTCGCGACTGGCTTATCGCGGATTTACCGACGACCTGCATCTCGGCGCCGAACCGAAGGTCGTCACGGCCGCCTAA
- the fabG gene encoding 3-oxoacyl-ACP reductase FabG: MSEDIQRVAFVTGGAQGIGQATAVKLAQDGAAVAVVDLKEEACAATVERISLAGGKAIAIGADVADMAAVQAAVDKTAKEFGRLDILVNNAGVTRDNLLFKMTEQDWDTVMGVHLRGAFNTCKSAQKYMVEQKYGKIVNLSSRSALGNRGQANYSTAKAGLQGFTATLAIELGPFNINVNAIAPGYIATPMTDATAQRVGADVSDYQKAAAERTPLRRVGQPEDIANVVAFLASDASGFVTGQTLYVTGGPR, from the coding sequence ATGTCAGAAGACATTCAGAGAGTCGCCTTCGTCACCGGTGGCGCGCAGGGAATTGGCCAGGCAACTGCGGTAAAGCTGGCCCAAGACGGTGCGGCGGTCGCCGTTGTCGACCTCAAGGAAGAGGCCTGCGCTGCCACGGTCGAGCGCATTAGCCTTGCCGGTGGCAAGGCGATCGCGATCGGCGCGGACGTTGCCGACATGGCAGCCGTGCAGGCCGCCGTCGACAAGACCGCCAAGGAGTTCGGGCGACTGGACATCTTGGTCAACAACGCCGGCGTGACCCGCGACAACCTGCTGTTCAAGATGACCGAACAGGACTGGGACACCGTCATGGGCGTCCACCTCCGCGGCGCGTTCAACACCTGCAAGTCCGCGCAGAAGTACATGGTCGAGCAGAAGTACGGCAAGATCGTCAACCTGTCGAGCCGTTCGGCCCTCGGCAACCGCGGCCAGGCCAACTACTCGACCGCGAAGGCCGGCCTACAAGGCTTCACCGCGACGCTCGCTATCGAACTCGGCCCGTTCAACATCAACGTCAACGCCATCGCGCCGGGCTACATCGCGACTCCGATGACCGACGCCACCGCGCAGCGCGTCGGTGCCGACGTCAGTGACTACCAGAAGGCCGCCGCGGAGCGCACCCCGCTGCGTCGTGTCGGTCAGCCCGAGGACATCGCCAACGTCGTGGCATTCCTGGCCAGTGACGCCTCCGGATTCGTGACGGGCCAGACGCTCTATGTCACCGGTGGTCCTCGCTGA
- the ndk gene encoding nucleoside-diphosphate kinase, with translation MSERTLILIKPDGVARGLVGEVVRRIEGKGLQLVAMELRTIDHATAAEHYAEHEGRPYYEDLMSFITGGPLVAIVAEGDRAIEAFRQLAGSTDPVAAPTGSIRGDFATATNRNIVHGSDSPENGIREAKIFFPNL, from the coding sequence ATGTCCGAGCGCACCCTCATCTTGATCAAACCCGACGGCGTCGCGCGCGGGCTCGTCGGTGAGGTCGTGAGACGCATCGAAGGCAAGGGGCTGCAGCTGGTGGCGATGGAGTTGCGCACGATCGACCACGCGACGGCCGCCGAGCACTACGCCGAGCACGAAGGCCGGCCGTATTACGAAGATCTGATGTCGTTTATCACCGGTGGCCCGCTGGTGGCCATCGTCGCCGAGGGCGACCGCGCTATCGAGGCATTCCGGCAGCTCGCCGGCAGCACCGACCCGGTTGCCGCACCCACAGGCAGCATCCGCGGTGATTTCGCGACCGCGACGAATCGCAACATCGTGCACGGCTCGGACTCGCCGGAAAACGGCATTCGCGAGGCGAAGATCTTCTTTCCCAACCTCTGA
- a CDS encoding phosphotransferase family protein codes for MSASKDAPTTHTSVDLVDLDTVRTWMDKVHLGDGPITNAKAIGGGTQNIMLMFDRAGKTYVLRRGPEHLRPHTNRAILREMEVLQALGQTDVPHPRFIGGCDDERVLDGAIFYLMEPIDGFNPGDGLPPLYAENADVRKEAVLRVVDAAAALGAVDPRKVGLEDIGSPRGFLERQVERWLTDLEKYQEFDEYRGRKLDGVSEVAAWLNANFPKTWKPGLMHGDFHLANVMLRRDRPEVAAVVDWEMCTQGDPLLDIGWLIATGADKYGEGLLDNPMVVAGGVPTPAELVERYSLRTDRDLSSINWYAVLACFKLGIVLEGTYARALAGLAPVHIGERLHHHTELLFARAQRIIADPPV; via the coding sequence GTGAGCGCTAGTAAAGACGCGCCGACTACGCACACGTCGGTCGATCTCGTCGACCTCGACACGGTCCGCACGTGGATGGACAAGGTGCACCTTGGTGACGGACCGATCACCAATGCGAAGGCGATCGGCGGCGGCACCCAGAACATCATGCTGATGTTCGATCGGGCGGGGAAGACCTACGTGCTGCGACGCGGACCCGAACACCTGCGTCCGCACACCAACCGCGCCATCCTGCGCGAGATGGAAGTACTCCAGGCCCTTGGGCAGACCGACGTACCGCATCCCAGGTTCATCGGCGGGTGCGACGACGAGCGAGTCCTTGACGGCGCGATCTTCTACCTGATGGAGCCGATCGACGGATTTAACCCGGGTGACGGACTGCCACCGCTGTACGCCGAGAATGCCGACGTACGCAAAGAAGCAGTCCTGCGCGTCGTCGATGCCGCCGCCGCTCTTGGTGCGGTGGACCCTCGCAAGGTGGGGCTTGAGGACATCGGCTCGCCGCGCGGTTTTCTGGAGCGGCAGGTGGAGCGCTGGCTCACCGACTTGGAGAAGTATCAGGAGTTCGACGAATACCGCGGCCGCAAGCTCGACGGTGTCAGCGAGGTTGCCGCCTGGCTTAACGCGAACTTCCCGAAGACGTGGAAGCCCGGCTTGATGCACGGCGACTTCCACCTCGCCAACGTCATGCTGCGACGTGATCGCCCGGAGGTCGCCGCCGTGGTCGATTGGGAGATGTGCACACAGGGCGATCCGCTGCTCGATATTGGCTGGTTGATCGCTACCGGCGCGGACAAGTACGGCGAAGGACTGCTGGACAACCCGATGGTCGTCGCGGGCGGCGTACCGACACCTGCGGAGCTCGTCGAGCGATACTCGCTGCGCACCGACCGCGACCTTTCCTCGATTAACTGGTACGCCGTACTGGCGTGTTTCAAGCTCGGCATTGTGCTTGAGGGCACCTATGCCCGCGCGCTCGCGGGCTTGGCCCCGGTGCATATCGGGGAGCGGTTGCATCACCACACGGAGCTGCTGTTTGCTCGCGCGCAGCGGATCATTGCCGATCCACCCGTCTGA
- a CDS encoding SDR family NAD(P)-dependent oxidoreductase, which produces MKLSGKVALVTGGSRGMGKEMVRAFAAEGADVIIASRKKENCVAVAEEVTKEFGVRALPVGFNVSHWDDCGRLVDTVYSEFARVDILVNNAGLSPLYPSLGEVTEELFDKVIGVNLKGPFRLTALIGERMVNDGGGGSILNISSMEAWRPQPKALPYAAAKRGLDAFTEGFSKAFGPTVRVNGIQCGAFLTDISTAWTEESLTALKDNASLSRAGNPDEIVGAAMYFCSDDSSFSTGATLRLDGGFQ; this is translated from the coding sequence TTGAAACTCTCAGGCAAGGTCGCGCTCGTTACGGGCGGTAGCCGCGGTATGGGTAAGGAGATGGTGCGCGCGTTCGCCGCCGAAGGCGCCGACGTCATCATCGCCAGCCGTAAGAAGGAGAACTGCGTGGCGGTCGCGGAGGAGGTCACCAAGGAGTTCGGTGTACGCGCTCTTCCCGTCGGCTTCAATGTCAGCCACTGGGACGACTGCGGCCGACTCGTCGACACCGTCTACAGCGAGTTCGCACGGGTGGACATCCTGGTCAACAACGCCGGTCTCTCGCCGTTGTACCCAAGCTTGGGGGAAGTCACCGAGGAGCTGTTCGACAAGGTCATCGGCGTCAACCTCAAGGGTCCGTTCCGACTCACCGCGCTGATCGGCGAGCGAATGGTCAACGACGGCGGTGGCGGGTCGATCCTTAACATCTCCTCGATGGAAGCGTGGCGACCGCAGCCCAAAGCGCTTCCGTACGCCGCCGCGAAACGCGGCCTGGATGCCTTCACGGAGGGCTTCTCGAAGGCGTTCGGGCCCACTGTGCGCGTTAACGGCATTCAGTGCGGGGCGTTCCTGACCGATATTTCAACCGCTTGGACCGAGGAGTCGCTGACCGCGCTGAAGGACAACGCGTCGTTGTCGCGAGCGGGAAATCCTGACGAGATCGTCGGAGCGGCAATGTACTTCTGCAGCGACGACTCGTCATTTTCGACCGGCGCCACGCTGCGTCTGGACGGGGGATTCCAGTGA
- a CDS encoding AMP-binding protein, producing the protein MNDTATNPGASATGLVHTGSTTGALSLRALRRYRDRTAFVWDGKSMTYGAAADMIGRLQAVFDQQGLRKGARIALLAGNIAEMWCAGTAAQASAMSITWLHSLASFEDQLFQLDDAEADALVVDAHHYGERGAAIAAQLTDLPVFRYGPGDFGIDLDKATGDIGVSTAYDLAAPSDIAILNYTGGTTGRSKGALRRHTAVTSGVEAILTDFELPTNPRYLAIGPISHVTGSKILPTLLRGGTVHMTTGFDSANVLSIIQDEKINYALMVPTMIYTMFDHAGFDDYDLSSLELLLYGASPMAPSRLVEGIERLGPVFSQLYGQTECYPVSLLRKSEHDPKRPELLESCGVPVTTCEVQILDDSGQEVPLGESGELCVRSAGVMESYWKQPDLTAEAFAHGWLHTGDIARKDEAGRLYIVDRKKDMIISGGFNVYPREVEDSLLAHPGVSMAAVIGVPDEKWGEAVSAMIIRRPGTHATDAELIDHVKRHKGSVQAPKTVHFVDELPTTAVGKIDKKRLRKDFWQDSSRPIG; encoded by the coding sequence ATGAACGACACTGCAACGAATCCTGGAGCGTCCGCGACCGGCCTCGTGCACACCGGGTCCACGACCGGGGCACTGAGCCTCCGCGCCCTCCGCCGGTATCGCGACCGGACCGCATTCGTGTGGGACGGCAAGTCCATGACCTACGGCGCGGCCGCGGACATGATCGGCCGGCTCCAGGCAGTCTTCGACCAGCAGGGTCTGCGCAAAGGTGCGCGGATTGCCCTGCTCGCTGGAAACATCGCCGAGATGTGGTGCGCGGGCACGGCCGCACAGGCCAGCGCGATGAGCATCACCTGGCTGCATTCGCTGGCGTCGTTTGAGGATCAGTTGTTCCAGCTCGATGACGCAGAGGCCGACGCGCTGGTGGTGGACGCGCACCACTACGGCGAGCGTGGCGCCGCGATTGCCGCGCAACTGACCGATCTGCCGGTGTTCCGGTACGGCCCCGGTGACTTCGGCATCGACCTCGACAAGGCGACTGGCGACATCGGTGTGTCCACGGCGTACGACCTGGCCGCCCCCAGCGATATCGCGATCCTCAACTACACCGGCGGGACGACCGGGCGGTCCAAGGGCGCGCTGCGCAGGCACACAGCCGTGACGTCCGGGGTCGAGGCGATCCTGACCGACTTCGAGCTTCCGACCAATCCGCGCTATCTGGCGATTGGCCCGATCAGCCATGTCACCGGTAGCAAGATCTTGCCGACCCTGCTGCGCGGCGGAACCGTGCACATGACGACGGGTTTCGACTCGGCCAACGTGCTGAGCATCATCCAGGACGAGAAGATCAACTACGCGCTGATGGTCCCGACGATGATCTACACGATGTTCGACCATGCCGGGTTCGATGACTACGACCTCAGCTCGCTGGAGTTGCTGCTTTACGGCGCATCGCCGATGGCGCCGTCCCGCCTGGTCGAAGGTATCGAACGGCTCGGGCCGGTATTCTCCCAGCTGTACGGGCAGACCGAGTGCTATCCGGTGAGCCTTTTGCGCAAGTCCGAGCACGACCCGAAGCGTCCCGAGCTGCTCGAGTCATGCGGTGTTCCGGTCACGACCTGTGAGGTGCAGATCCTCGATGACAGCGGCCAAGAGGTCCCACTCGGAGAGTCCGGCGAGCTCTGCGTGCGCAGTGCCGGAGTGATGGAGTCCTACTGGAAACAGCCCGACCTGACCGCCGAAGCGTTCGCGCACGGCTGGCTGCACACCGGTGACATCGCCCGCAAGGACGAAGCTGGGCGGCTGTACATCGTCGACCGCAAGAAAGACATGATCATCAGCGGCGGCTTCAACGTCTACCCGCGGGAGGTCGAAGATTCGCTTCTCGCGCACCCCGGCGTGTCGATGGCTGCGGTCATCGGCGTGCCGGACGAGAAGTGGGGCGAGGCGGTCTCGGCGATGATTATTCGCCGTCCGGGCACCCACGCCACGGACGCGGAACTCATCGACCACGTCAAGAGACACAAGGGCTCGGTGCAGGCGCCGAAGACCGTGCATTTCGTCGACGAGCTCCCGACGACAGCAGTCGGTAAGATCGACAAAAAGCGACTGCGTAAGGACTTTTGGCAAGACTCATCCCGCCCGATTGGCTAA
- a CDS encoding NAD(P)H-dependent flavin oxidoreductase, with protein MFGLPESISTRMRLPVIAAPMLRVSGVDLVTAACTAGAIGAFPTANARTIDDLDDWLTRLDQVTASRSAAPYCPNLIIRQPRLEDDLACLLRHDVEVVITSVGSPAAVLPALHERGIFVLADVATLHHARKAIEAGVDGLVLLTAGAGGQTGWMNPFAFVRAVREIFDGAIVLAGGIADGQALRAAEVLGCDLAYMGTKMIAADESMAPATYKQMLVDSSLDDVMRTRAFTGLDTSMLVPSIVASGLDPANLDEQVSAHTATEMYGGRGKSTSEGPRRWSDVWSAGHSVSGVRRLMGAREIIEQTLLEYEKCAPRTATREAARP; from the coding sequence TTGTTTGGATTGCCCGAGAGCATCTCTACGAGGATGCGGCTTCCGGTCATCGCCGCGCCCATGCTGCGGGTCAGCGGCGTCGACCTAGTGACCGCCGCGTGTACGGCGGGCGCGATCGGCGCGTTTCCGACCGCCAACGCACGCACGATCGACGACCTCGACGACTGGCTCACCCGCCTCGACCAGGTGACCGCGAGCCGGTCCGCGGCGCCGTACTGTCCCAACTTGATCATCCGGCAACCCCGGCTCGAGGATGACCTGGCGTGCCTTCTGCGCCACGACGTCGAGGTCGTCATCACCAGTGTCGGGTCGCCCGCCGCCGTACTCCCTGCGTTGCACGAGCGGGGTATCTTCGTGCTCGCCGATGTCGCCACCCTGCACCACGCGCGCAAGGCCATTGAGGCAGGCGTCGACGGGCTTGTGCTGCTGACCGCTGGCGCCGGCGGGCAGACCGGATGGATGAACCCGTTTGCATTTGTGCGGGCGGTGCGCGAGATCTTCGACGGCGCGATCGTGCTGGCCGGCGGGATCGCGGACGGTCAGGCGCTACGCGCCGCTGAGGTGCTCGGCTGCGACCTCGCCTACATGGGTACGAAAATGATCGCCGCCGACGAGAGCATGGCCCCGGCGACGTACAAGCAGATGCTGGTGGACAGCAGCCTTGATGACGTGATGCGCACCCGTGCCTTCACCGGCCTCGACACGAGCATGCTGGTGCCGTCGATTGTCGCATCCGGTCTCGATCCGGCCAACCTCGACGAACAGGTCAGCGCGCACACGGCGACCGAGATGTACGGCGGGCGCGGCAAAAGCACAAGTGAGGGACCACGGCGTTGGAGTGACGTCTGGAGTGCCGGGCATTCGGTCAGCGGCGTACGCCGGCTCATGGGTGCGCGCGAGATCATCGAGCAGACCCTGCTTGAATACGAGAAATGCGCTCCGCGCACCGCCACCCGGGAGGCAGCTCGCCCATGA
- a CDS encoding DUF4233 domain-containing protein — MTDQAPSTPQHHGLPPVDKVKLEKQIRGIYSALLILEAIVVLFVPATIRQMGPGLTWPRLTAIGVIILALIALCAFIKKPWAYAAGWVLQICVIAMGFWVWAMFILGAIFAVMWFFAGKFYHDLKARPDYPQTPETKTS; from the coding sequence ATGACCGATCAGGCCCCGTCCACGCCACAGCACCACGGCTTGCCCCCCGTCGACAAGGTCAAGCTCGAGAAGCAGATCCGAGGCATCTACTCGGCGCTGCTGATCCTTGAGGCGATCGTCGTACTGTTCGTGCCCGCCACAATCCGGCAGATGGGGCCTGGCCTGACCTGGCCGCGGTTGACCGCGATCGGCGTCATCATCCTCGCGCTTATCGCGCTGTGCGCATTCATCAAGAAGCCGTGGGCGTACGCCGCCGGCTGGGTGCTGCAGATTTGCGTGATCGCGATGGGCTTCTGGGTATGGGCGATGTTCATCCTTGGCGCCATCTTTGCCGTGATGTGGTTCTTCGCCGGAAAGTTCTATCACGACCTGAAGGCCAGGCCGGACTATCCGCAGACACCTGAGACGAAGACCAGCTAG